Proteins from one Scylla paramamosain isolate STU-SP2022 chromosome 3, ASM3559412v1, whole genome shotgun sequence genomic window:
- the LOC135096386 gene encoding uncharacterized protein LOC135096386, translating to MTNHTQASRSSHHCANHSVIITNHRELFGLTRGVERGKIVKALKVKNKVIGADKIPVEAWRALGDGVDLLWKLMCKIKEQEDITDKWKENVSLVSCPEEEQEAQYLYSDNWLKSTEKIRRNNIWVFIDLQKACDRRLRQELWRWLREWKVRKNM from the exons ATGACGAACCACACCCAGGCCAGCCGCAGCAGCCACCACTGCGCCAACCACAGCGTAATTATAACTAACCACAGGGAGTTGTTCG GACTGACAAGAGgagtagagagaggaaaaatcgtGAAAGCTCttaaagtgaaaaataaggtAATTGGGGCGGATAAGATCCCGGTGGAGGCTTGGAGGGCCCTGGGAGACGGAGTGGATTTATTGTGGAAGTTGATGTGCAAGATCAAGGAGCAGGAAGATATCACAGATAAGTGGAAGGAGA ACGTCAGTTTGGTTTCATGCccggaagaggaacaagaagccCAGTATTTATATTCAGACAATTGGCTGAAAAGTACAGAGAAAATCAGAAGGAACAACATATGGGTGTTCATAGACCTACAGAAGGCCTGTGACAGAAGACTGAGGCAGGAGCTGTGGAGATGGCTGAGAGAGTGGAAGGTGCGGAAAAATATGTAA